A section of the Humulus lupulus chromosome 2, drHumLupu1.1, whole genome shotgun sequence genome encodes:
- the LOC133815930 gene encoding probable protein S-acyltransferase 5, whose amino-acid sequence MASLNPELVEETEKEIKPEPIVFPYSQHKKFKDTPSAKMDEREVNSSEIDHEQVNRKGRKIMIKMREVFFSIKRVFEDQCLHYNRGENLETTRIYQVWPGKNVFFFHGRLVCGPDPKGLLLTTVSIILCGWIFCVYIGEDLPSHRSKLIITISEILTLLVLGNLILVSSIDPGIIPRSEQDQLEEPNGSRSRAIKKKIVVINGVELKLKYCRTCKIFRPPRSCHCVVCDNCVEKFDHHCPWIGQCIALRNYRFYLTFIISALSFFIYVIYFSCWRIHQKVVKNGSNLFGLVRNCPETLALVLFSFAAILFLTGLAIYHLYLISTNQTAYENFRQRFVGSKSPYDKGVYGNIKEILFVGMPPSRVDFRAEVTSRSWHPTAATSHEV is encoded by the exons ATGGCTTCTCTCAATCCAGAATTAGTAGAAGAAACCGAGAAGGAAATTAAACCTGAACCAATTGTTTTTCCCTATTCACAACATAAAAAGTTTAAAGATACTCCAAGTGCTAAGATGGACGAAAGAGAAGTGAACTCTTCCGAGATTGATCACGAACAAGTGAATAGAAAAGGTCGAAAAATTATGATTAAAATGAGAGAAGTGTTCTTTTCTATCAAAAGGGTTTTTGAGGATCAGTGCCTACATTATAATCGCGGAGAAAACTTGGAAACCACAAGGATCTACCAAGTTTGGCCAGGAAAAAAT GTGTTTTTCTTCCATGGGCGACTTGTGTGTGGCCCAGATCCAAAAGGGTTGCTCTTAACAACAGTTTCAATAATTCTGTGTGGTtggattttttgtgtttatattggAGAAGATCTACCAAGTCATCGTTCCAAACTCATAATCACAATCTCAGAGATACTGACATTACTT GTTCTTGGCAACTTGATCCTAGTAAGTTCTATTGATCCGGGTATTATTCCCAGAAGCGAACAAGATCAATTGGAAGAACCAAATGGTAGTAGAAGTAGAGCCATAAAAAAGAAGATTGTAGTAATCAATGGAGTGGAACTCAAACTTAAATATTGTCGCACTTGTAAGATTTTTAGGCCACCAAGAAGTTGTCACTGTGTTGTGTGTGACAATTGTGTGGAAAAATTCGATCACCATTGCCCTTGGATTGGTCAGTGTATTGCATTG cGAAACTACAGATTTTACCTAACATTTATAATATCAGCTTTGTCTTTCTTTATCTATGTGATATACTTTTCCTGCTGGAGAATTCACCAAAAAGTAGTTAAAAATGGGAGTAATCTATTTGGGTTGGTGAGGAACTGCCCTGAAACACTTGCTTTGGTCTTGTTTAGCTTTGCAGCAATCTTGTTCTTGACTGGTCTAGCCATATATCATCTGTACCTCATCTCAACAAACCAG ACGGCTTATGAGAATTTCAGACAACGATTTGTGGGTTCCAAGAGTCCCTATGATAAGGGAGTTTATGGTAACATTAAGGAGATATTGTTTGTGGGAATGCCACCTTCTAGGGTTGACTTTCGAGCTGAAGTAACGTCAAGGTCATGGCATCCAACGGCTGCAACTAGTCATGAAGTTTGA